A region of the Clostridium sp. AN503 genome:
TTATGAGCCTTTTAACTTACAGTGGGATCACCACAAAAGTAAGGGCCATGGAAAGCCGCCTTCTGACAGAAAGGCAGTTCCAGGACATGGCCGCCTTAGAGGATGTGCGCAGCGCCGCCGAGTATTTGAGACAGCAGCCGGCTTATGCCGGGATCTTCACGGATCTGGACGACTCCCTGCTGCACCGGGGCTATATCGAGCAGCTCCTAACCCAGTCTGAGTACCGGGATTTCACCAAGCTTTACCGGTTTGCCAGCCTGTCCCAGCGCAAATTCCTGGACCTTTACTTCATGCATTACGAGATAGAACTTATCAAACGGATTCTGAGGCATGTTACCGCCCATCAGACCGCCACTCTGGATTTATCCATGTTTCAGGACTTTTTCGACAAGCACTCCGCCCTCGATCTGGCCAAGTTGACCGAAGCCGAAAACCTGCAGGACCTTATTTCAAGGCTGGAGGGTTCTGTCTACCACGGTCTTTTATCACGGCTGGCAGACAAGGAGAGCGTTGGGGTGTTCGACTATGAGCTTCAGCTGGATCTGTTCTATTTTAAGTCCATCTGGAATGTAAAGACCAAAGTCCTGACTAAGACAGAACAGAAGATCCTCGGCGAATGCTTCGGCTGCCGCCTGGATTTGACAAACATCCAGTGGATCTACCGGTCGAAAAAGTATTATACCCTGCCGGAGGCAGACATCTATGCGCTGCTGATCCCGGTTAAATATAAACTGAAGACGGATCAGGTCAAAAAACTGGTGGAATCCGCAACCCTGGATGAATTCTACCAGGCGTTAAAGGATACGTTTTACGGCCGGCTGCCGGATCTGAATCTGGATGAGATGCCGGACGTGGAGCTTTTATACCACCAGATCCTGAACCGGATCTACAACAATACCAGCCGCAAGTATCCTTATTCCATCGCCGTGCTGGATTCCTACCTCTATTTCAAAGAGCTGGAGATGCAGAAGATCATCACCACGCTGGAGGGGATCCGATACGGACTCGGTGCGAACGACATCAATATACTTGTAGCGAAACAATAAGGAGGTCATACCTGTGATAGAGAAAATGAAATTCTTAAGCATCACCGGACCGAAGGCCGACATTGACCGCGTCATTGACCAGTACCTCTCCAAATACGAGATCCATCTGGAAAATGCCCTGTCGGAGCTTAAGTCCGTTGCAAGCTTAAGGCCCTACCTGGAAACCAATCCCTACAAAGCAGAGTTTACAACTGCCTCCGGACTGGTGGCCCGATTCCGCGATACCATTCCCCCGTCTACGGACAAAAAGGTGTCACTGGATGAAGCGGTTTCCATCGTCCATGAGCTGGATGAAAAGCTGAAGGAGCTGTCTGTCCGGCGTGAGGCCCTGGACAAAGAGGCGGACACCATCCGCAGCTCCATAGACAATGTGATCCCGTTTACGGATCTAAACTACGTAGTACGGGACATCCTGCATTTTAACTACGTAAAATTCCGTTTTGGGCGTATGACCCACGAATATTACGACAAATTTATTAACTATGTGTACGATACCATTGATACGGTGGTCCACAAATGCCAGGAAGACGCAGAATATGTCTGGCTGGTATACTTCGTGCCGGAGGCACTCAGCGACAAGATTGACGCTATTTACGCCTCCCTGCACTTTGAGCGGTTCTTCCTTCCAGATGAATATGAAGGCACTCCGGTGGAAGCCACCCATGTGCTGGAGGAAAAACTCTCAAGCCTCTGCGGCCAGATCCGGGACATTGACAAACAGGTGTCAGATATCATAAGCTCCCGCAGGGAAGACCTGGCGGCGGCCTATGCACGGCTCAATACCTACTCCACCAACTTTGAAGTGCGCAAGCTGGCTGCCTGCACCAAACAGGAGGACCATACGTTTTACATCCTGTGCGGCTGGATGAGCGAGTCCGACGCCGCGGCTTTCCGAAAAGAGCTGGATGATGAGGAGGAAACCTTCTGCTTCGTGGAAGACGACCACGCCAACATCGTGAGCAGGCCGCCTACCAAGCTTAAGAACTTAAAGCTCTTTAAACCCTTTGAAATGTTTATCAAGATGTATGGCCTTCCGGCATACGATGAGATTGACCCTACCGTCATTTTGGGCCTGACCTATTCCTTCCTGTTCGGATTCATGTTCGGCGATGTGGGCCAGGGGCTGTGCCTGATGATCGGAGGCTACCTTTTATACCGGGCTAAAAAGATGAACCTGGCAGCGATCATTTCCTGCTGCGGCTTCTTCTCCACCATATTCGGATTCCTGTTCGGCAGCGTATTCGGATTTGAGAATATCCTGGAGCCCATATGGCTGCGCCCCAAGGAGGCTATGACCCAGCTTCCCTTTATAGGGAACTTAAACACCGTGTTCGTGGTGGCTGTAGCCATGGGTATGGGCATCGTACTGATGACCATGGTATTAAATGTCATCAACAGCCTGCGCTCCCATGACACAGAGAAGGCCTACTTTGACACCAACGGCGTTGCAGGCATTGTTTTTTACGGCGCGCTGACCGCCACGGTCTTCCTTTATATGAGCGGGCACGCGCTTCCGGCGACGATCGTGCT
Encoded here:
- a CDS encoding V-type ATPase subunit, translating into MSLLTYSGITTKVRAMESRLLTERQFQDMAALEDVRSAAEYLRQQPAYAGIFTDLDDSLLHRGYIEQLLTQSEYRDFTKLYRFASLSQRKFLDLYFMHYEIELIKRILRHVTAHQTATLDLSMFQDFFDKHSALDLAKLTEAENLQDLISRLEGSVYHGLLSRLADKESVGVFDYELQLDLFYFKSIWNVKTKVLTKTEQKILGECFGCRLDLTNIQWIYRSKKYYTLPEADIYALLIPVKYKLKTDQVKKLVESATLDEFYQALKDTFYGRLPDLNLDEMPDVELLYHQILNRIYNNTSRKYPYSIAVLDSYLYFKELEMQKIITTLEGIRYGLGANDINILVAKQ
- a CDS encoding V-type ATPase 116kDa subunit family protein translates to MIEKMKFLSITGPKADIDRVIDQYLSKYEIHLENALSELKSVASLRPYLETNPYKAEFTTASGLVARFRDTIPPSTDKKVSLDEAVSIVHELDEKLKELSVRREALDKEADTIRSSIDNVIPFTDLNYVVRDILHFNYVKFRFGRMTHEYYDKFINYVYDTIDTVVHKCQEDAEYVWLVYFVPEALSDKIDAIYASLHFERFFLPDEYEGTPVEATHVLEEKLSSLCGQIRDIDKQVSDIISSRREDLAAAYARLNTYSTNFEVRKLAACTKQEDHTFYILCGWMSESDAAAFRKELDDEEETFCFVEDDHANIVSRPPTKLKNLKLFKPFEMFIKMYGLPAYDEIDPTVILGLTYSFLFGFMFGDVGQGLCLMIGGYLLYRAKKMNLAAIISCCGFFSTIFGFLFGSVFGFENILEPIWLRPKEAMTQLPFIGNLNTVFVVAVAMGMGIVLMTMVLNVINSLRSHDTEKAYFDTNGVAGIVFYGALTATVFLYMSGHALPATIVLVIMFLIPLCVIFFKEPLTAMVEKKAEVMPKEKGMFFVQGFFELFEVCLSYFSNTLSFVRVGAFAVSHAAMMEVVLMLAGAEAGSPNWLVIILGNLFVCGMEGLIVGIQVLRLEYYELFSRFYKGTGREFKPYGKAE